The Sphingobacterium lactis sequence ACGCGTTCAAGTTGTTCTTGACGTTCCTTTTGTTCAGCACGATATTGATGGCACCGCCCAACAGGTCTCCGGAAAGATGTGCCGGGAGGACACCTTTGTAAACTTCGATCCGTTCGATCATGGCCGGCGGGATGTTATTGAGGTTAAAGGAGGCACCATACGTGGAAATCTCGATACCATCCACGAAAATGCCGACCGAACGACCGGTCATTCCGTTCAGGTTGTACTGCACTTCAGCACCGACACCGCCACTCTGCCGCACACGGACACCTACTGTCCGGTCTAATAACTCATTGGTCTGCACATTACGTGTTGCCGCCTCTTGGGTTTCAATGACGTTGACCGCAAAACCACTTGTTTCAATCTTCCGCTTTTCCGTTTTCCCTTCCACTCGAACTTCTTCCAATCCAATATCTCCGCGAAGCTCCAATGCTATCGGCAAAACGTGCATCCGGCTCTCCACCAGCACTGGCAGACGTTTCGGTTGTATTTCAACAGAAGTGACCACAATGTGCTGCTGCCCATACGGCACTTCCTTTAATTCATAACCACCATCTTCATTGGTCACTGACACAATCTTAGTCCCTTCCAAACGGACCGTTGCTTTGGCAATGGCCTTACCTCCTGTAGATTGCACCTTCCCCCGGATTGTAGCCGTTTGCCCAAAAACTAACGTACAGGTTAATAAAAATAATAGGATGAGGTAAAAATGTTTCATTATTCCAGATTAATACACTACTTTTGAAGTTCTTTAGAACAAGTCTAAATAAATACTGCTGCAAAACTAGAATTATTCTAAATAGCAAAATGACGCAATCAGAAAAAAAGATTTCACAATCGGAAATATTACCACCTTCTTCCCTAGAACCTGCTAGAAATATGCAGGAATTGGGTACTCAGCTGTATTTTACGGTGCTGAAAGGTAGGCAACGGTTCCGCTTTACCTCGCCGATTGATGGTTATCTGAATTTCTTGCTGGATGAAGATTCCAACCATTGCAGTGTGGTCATCGCTAACCAGGATTACCTCGTGCAAGCCGGCGAAAACATCCTATTTCATCTGAAGAAAGGCGATCAAATGGAGCTGAAGAGTATCAATTCAGACAACAACATGTTACTGATGCTCATTCCAAGCGATAAATTCCCAGCATACCACGATAAATACCAAGCAGATGAAACACGATTCCGCAACGGGATGCTCACCAAGGCGGATAAACGGATTGGGTTGGCACTCCAACAGATCTTTCACCTGTACCTTGCCGATTCCTACCTCAATCAACTGAAGATTCAATCCCTTATGTTGGATATTATCATCCACCAGGTGGAAACCCTTTACGTGGAGAATGAAAATAAGGAGATCTTGGTCAACAAGACCCACTTTGATAAAATCCAGCTGGCTAAAAAAATGATCGAAGAGGATCTCAGCCGCAACCACACCATATCCGAATTGGCAAAAGCCGTGGGTACCAATGAGCAGTACCTCAAGAAGCATTTTAAGCAGTATTATGGGAAAACAGTCATGAATTTCATTACGGAGATGAAAATGGAGCATGCCAAGCGCTTGATCATGATGGGGAAATACAGGATTTCCGATGTCGCTCGAATGACGGGATATAAGCACTCAACTCATTTTACGACCGCCTTCAAGAAATATTTCGGGATTATCCCCAATTCCCTACGCTATTCTTTCTTGGTTGCGCATGAAGGTATTTTGGCGATTCCAGATTTGATTTCTTCGTTTACCGTATAACTGAATACAGCAGGCACAATAAACATAAAGAGGCCCACGCTACTACACGTGGGCCTCTCCTATTCTTTACGGCTGTACGCTTAGTTAAACTTCCAGCGAACAAAAGCTTCGATTGCTTCGTAATTTGCCAATCCCAATTGGTGGTAAAGGCCAGCAGTCTCACTCGTACGGTCTTCCGCGCGCACCCAGAATTCTCTTGGATCATCTCCTGGGAAAACAGGTAGATCCTTCTGTGATTGGTGCTTGAAGATCGCCAGACGCTTGCGTTTCACTTCCTGTGGAGAAAGCGGAACGGCCATTTCGATATCATGGATTGGGTATTCATGCCATGCGCCACGGTATAACCACAACCAACAGTCTTTCGTCCATTCGTCGGTTTCACGAAGGCGCATCAAAGCTTCAAGGATAATATCGAAACATACCTTATGCGTTCCGTGCGGATCAGCGAAATCTCCTGCGGCAAATACCTGCTCAGGTTTAACCTCGCGCAACAGGGCCATGGTCTGTTGAATATCATCTTCAAAATCCACTTCTTTGGAGAATTTTCCACGATCGTAGAACGGAAGGTCCATAAAATGGATATTTTCGTCCGGAAGGCCCACAAAACGAGCACCGGCAATGGCTTCACCCTTACGGATCAGGCCTTTGATGGTACGGATAATTTCCGGATCAACCTGATTGGGTTGTTTTACCTTGAAGAATGCACGTGCTTCATCGTAAATATTACGTGTAATGCCGTTATCATCCTCAATGGCAACCGCGAAATCCTGAACAAATTCCAGATAACGAAGGACATCATCGTCCCATACGGCTGTATTTCCGGATGTTTGGTACGCCACGTGCACATTGTGCCCTTGATCCGCCAAGCGGATAAAGGTACCACCCATGGAAATGACATCATCGTCTGGGTGCGGTGAAAACAGAATGACGTTCTTATGTGCTGGTTCAGCACGCTCTGGACGGTTTGAATCGTCCACACCTGGCTTACCACCTGGCCAACCGGTAATCGTACGCTGCAATTCGTTGAAAATGCGGATGTTGATGCTGTATGCAGGACCCTGCTCGGTAATCAACTGCGCCATACCGTTGTTGTTGTAGTCGTCATCCGTAAGCTTCAGGATGGCTTTATCCAAGTGAAGGGATAACCATACCACGGCTTTCTTTACCAATTTGTCTTCCCAAACCACATCGTGCGCCAACCAAGGCAGGTTGAAGCGTGTCAGTGCGGATGCAGCATCCTTATCCAGGACAAACTCCACATTGTCTGACATCTGCAGATAGGTTGCTGGAATATCGGAAGAGATTTCGCCTTCGACAGCTTTCTTCACGATTTCTGCTTTCTTCTCGTTCCAGGCCATCAATACAATTTCCTTGGCTTTGAAAATTGTACCTACTCCCATGGTAATCGCTTTTGTCGGTACGTTTTCCTTTCCCCCGAAATCGCGTGAAGCGTCTCTACGGGTAAGGTCATCTAAGGTTACCAAGCGAGTACCGGAGTTTGGCGCAGATCCCGGTTCGTTAAAACCGATGTGACCTGTACGTCCAATACCTAAAATCTGAATATCCAATCCCCCAAGGTTGGAGATCTTCTGTTCGTATGCAATACAGAAAGCCTGCACATCTTCAGGTGCTAACGTACCATCAGGAATGTTGATATTCTCCTGTGGAATGTTGACATGGCCGAACAGATGCTTTTCCATAAACGCAACATAACTCTGCTCTGCAGTGGGTTGCATTGGGTAGTACTCATCCAAGTTGAAGGTTACAACGTTCTCAAAACTCAAGCCCTCTTCCTTATGAAGACGGACCAATTCTTTGTAAACCTTAATGGGTGTAGCACCGGTTGCAAGGCCTAGGACTGCCTTTTCCCCTTTCGCCTGCTTATCCTGGATGATACCGGCGATGCGTTGAGCAACTTTAACAGATGCCTCATCTTGTGAGGGGTAAACCGTAACGGGAACTTTCTCAAAACGGGTTTCCTCTAATAAATTTAATCTTGCCATTTAAAATGAAAAATACCTTAGTGAGCCTCAAATTTAACAATTTATTAGGCTGAGCGCATAAAAAATGCAACTTCTTTTTATGAATGTAGCTTTCACTGATGAAAATCATAACCATGTAAACTTTTTTATTCAATAATTAGCTAATTTATACGTTATACCTAAATGAACAGGTGCGCACGTTATCATCGCACTTATTTTACAAATAAAATCTACTAGACCAGTAGTTTATTTTTACATTTGTACAAACGACAGCATGAACATGAAGAAATTACTCCTATTGATAATCTGCCTACCTACCTTTCTTTTCGCACAGACGAAAGAAGAATTGATCAATCAGGTAAAGGCAAACCCGGCTGACAAGAACAGCATCCGCATCATACAAAAGGTTGGCGGTTACTTCCCGGATTACAATGAACTGAACACCTTGTTTAAGGGGTTGGATAAGAAAGTCCGAAAATCCACCGAAGGCAAGATTTTCGAACGTTATCTGGATGCACTCAAGAATACAATGGTCGGCAAAAAGGCGCCGAGCATAACGCAGTTTGATCTGAATGGGGATCCTTATTCCCTTTCCGACCTGAAGGGCAAGTATGTCCTGATTGATTTTTGGGCATCCTGGTGTCCGCCATGTCGGGAGGAAAATCCCAAACTGGTGAAAACATATGCTGAATTCAAGGACAAGAATTTTGAGATATTGGGTGTATCCTTCGATAAGGAATTCACCGCTTGGGAAAAAGCCATTAAGGACGATAACCTGACATGGAAACATGTTTCCGACCTGCAGGGTTGGAACAACTCCGCCGGGCAATCCTACGGTGTCAAGGCGATACCGCAGAATCTGCTGGTGGATCCAGAGGGCAAGGTGATCGCCAGGAACCTCCATGGGGAAGAGCTGAATGCGAAACTCCGCGAACTCCTGAAGTAAAATAAATTTGGCGAACGGAACTTCGGCCCGTAACCCAACAAAAAAAGACCGCTTATGCCCAGGTGCACAAGCGGTCTTTTTATATATTCAGTAATGAATTAATCCAATTTATAAGCCACCACGCTATTGTTCAAGAACGTTGGGACATACAAGATCTTCTCTTTCTGGTTGTATCCTAAATCAGCTGTTTTCATCTTATCGCGTACATCCAGCAATTGTGTGACCGTACCGTCCGCTTTGATATGATAGATCAGCCCGCCCCAACAGGTCACTAAAAAGCTCCCATCACCAACAGGCTCCAAGCCGTCTCCGCCCAAGGCCAATCCTTTGGCAATTACCGTTTTGTTCTTATTGTTATCTATCTTCCACAATTCGGGACCCGCCATGGCATATAACGAACCGTTCACCACGCGCAAGCCATTCACATCTTTCACATCCTTCATGAATAAGCTCGATTTCCCATTATGGATCAGATGGATCTCCCCTTTGCGGGTATCGGATACATAGACCTTACCGTTATCATCCACCGTGACATCATTCAAGAAAACAGACTCCGGAACCTTAACCTGATTGATCACATTTCCGGTCACTACATCAATCACCACTACCTCATCGATATCTGCTACATACAGCAGGTCTTTGTAGAGCGCCATCCCTTTCGGGGCATTCAATCCCTGAACCCAGGTCGCATCTTTCATGGTGCCATCCATGTTCAGTATAGCGACGCCACCCTTGCCATCCTTGGCACTGCCGTCACCATCGATCAAAGAAACATATAATGCCGATTGTCCGGGCACATAAAGTACCGATTCTGGCGTTGGAAGTTGCTCCGTGGATTCCCACAGCTGCGTTAATTTACTTTGGCTGAAACCGACTAGGGAGGTACAGGCTAATACAAGAGTTAAAATGCTCGTTTTCATAGTTAACTTATTATTTCACAAACTGTTAATTAATAAATATAACATTTTTTGAGCCATATTGTTAGAAATTAGTGTATAATTCCTTAATTTTCCGCTTCTTTCAATTCTAAACTTAATACTAAGACGAAACGAAATATGAAGCCATTCCTGGATGATAACTTCCTCCTGCAGAGCAGCATTGCGGAAGAGCTGTACCACAACTACGCAAAAGACCTGCCCATTATCGACTACCACAATCACCTGCCTCCGCAAGAGGTTGCCGAGAACAAAAAGTTCAAGAACATCACGGAGATCTGGTTACAGGGTGATCATTACAAATGGCGGGCCATGCGTGCGAACGGCATTCCTGAGGAATACATTACAGGCCAAGCTTCGGATCGGGATAAATTCCGCCAATGGTCGGAAACTGTTCCCTATACCCTTCGAAACCCCTTATACCACTGGACTCACCTGGAACTGCAACGCTATTTCGGCGTCCATGACCTGCTGGGACCGGATACGGCCGATAACATATTCGACCGCGCAACATCCATGCTGCAGGATGAGCAGATGCGTGTCCATGGCTTGCTCGAACAGATGAAGGTCGAAGTGATCTGTACGACGGACGATCCCATCGATTCCCTGGAATACCATCAGGCCTACAACGAGAAGCCGGGAAACTTTGCCATGTATCCCGCTTTCCGGCCGGACAAGGCGATGAGTCCGGAAATCCCCGAAGTCTTCAACACCTATGTGGAAAAATTAGCCGCGGCTTCCAACAGCGATATCAATACCTTCCAGCATTACCTGGATGCGCTGAAATCACGGCATGACTTTTTTGCAGCTCAAGGTTGCTGCGTGTCGGATCATGGCTTGAGCCACCTCTATGCCGATGATTATACAGCAACGGAAATCGCTGCGATCTTCGATCAGGTCCGCTCTGGAAAAACGTTAAATACAGATCAACTCAATAAATTCAAATCGGCGATGCTCGTTCAGTTCGCAGAATGGGATCACGAAAAGAATTGGGTTCAGCAATTCCATGTCGGCGCCTTCCGAAACACCAATACCGGTGCACTACAGAAATTGGGTCCCGATACGGGGTTCGATAGCATTGGCGATTATCGACAGGGCGATGGCTTAGTGAAGTTCTTGGGAAAAATGGCGGAAAAGGACCAACTCGGCAAGACCATCCTCTACAATTTGAATGCTGCGGATAACGATCTTTTTGCGGCCATGGCCGGTAACTTTAATGATGGGAGTATTGCCGGGAAGATGCAGTACGGGTCGGCATGGTGGTTCCATGATCAAAAGGATGGCATGACCAAGCAGATCAACAGCCTATCCAATATCGGATTGATCAGCAGGTTTGTCGGCATGTTGACCGATTCGAGGAGTTTTCTATCCTTCCCGCGACATGAATATTTCCGCAGATTGCTCTGCAACATCTTTGCCGAAGATGTTGTCAACGGAGAATTGCCTAACGACACCAAATGGATCGGGAAAATAATCCAGGACATCTGTTATTATAACGCCAAGGCCTACTTCCCCTTTCCCAAAAAGTAAGGTTATGTACTGGCGATATTGAGCCATTTCGGAACAGGTGGTGCCTCAAAGGATTCCATCTGTTCCAATAGATCTTCGATATTATCGGAATGGAGAATCATCTTTTGGTTTTCTGCTTTTAACAGGCCTGTATCGACCATGTGCTGTATAAAGTTGATCAGGTGATCATAGAAGCCATCTACATTCAAGATGCCGATAGGCTTTTTATGCAGACCTAGCTGTCCCCAGGTGGTCATCTCGAACAATTCTTCCATGGTACCAAATCCGCCGGGCAATGCGATTACGCCATCACAGAGGTTATTCATCTTTGTCTTGCGCTCATGCATGGTATCCACCTCGATCAACTCCGTGATTCCGGTGTGCCCGATTTCCTTGCTGTTCAGGAATTTGGGGATGACCCCAACGACCGAACCGCCATGCGCCATAACCGAATCGGCCACCGCACCCATCAGCCCGACACGCCCACCACCAAATACCAACCGAATGCCACGCTCCACGAAAACCTGACCCACAACTTTCGCCGCTTCTACGAAGCTCGGACCGTGCCCCGGACTCGAAGCACAGAAAACAACAATGTTCTTTAATTTCATACCGAAAGGTAACGATAAGAAATTAATTTACCAGCCCCATCATAAAAATTCCCAACCCCAAACAAAATCTTTCCCCCACAATCATAACCCCCTCGAGCTCACCCACCCAACAACACCCTTCATAGGTCTTAAAGCTTCACTCTAAACAACCTCATGATATCACAAATCTCAAATCTCACTTCTCATATCTAATCTTAATACTTAATTCTAACTACTAAATACTTTAAAAACCCATGATATCGCAAATCTCAAATCTTACATCTCATATCTAATCTTAATACTTAATTCTAACTACTAAATACTAAACAAAAGCCCCCATAATCACTACGGAGGCTTTAACTTAACTAAACATTGAAACAAATATTGTTATTGCGATACGCGATCTTTCTCTTCATTTCTGGAGTCACTCTTCCGGATCTGCTGTTTCAGGTTTCCGAATTTGTAGGTATAGGTCAAGCGTACAGTCTGTCTGTCGTTGTACTGACGGATCTTGGACTGGAACTCATTGAAGTTAGTCGTCAGGTTATTCCGATTGCTTCTGAATACATCGGTCACGGCCAGCTTCAAGGAGCTCTTCTGGTCTTTGAAATTGTAGTTGGCGCCGATATCTACCCCGATCCGTGCATGGATCTTGAACAGGTTATACACAAATGGTGTATTTCCATTGATGGTGGCTTCTGCCGACCACTGCTGGCCCAACCTGAAATTGTGGTAACTGTTCCCTTGGATAAAGAAGGATCCCTTGTCGATCTCATATCCAGCAATTGGCCCTTTAAAGTGCATATAGAGCGCCGTAATGTTGTTGTTCATCGTCCAGAACTTACCCACGCGGTAAGGGATATTCATGTTCAGGTAAGATGTTACGGATTTTCCAAGGTTTTCCTTCGTCACCCAAGTACGGATAGAATCCTGACCCATACTTTCCACGATGGCATCGTTCGTAATGTCGGTACCCAGGGTAAAGTTGAACATCTTCATCAGGGTATAGTTCAGGGAGAACCCATGGGTGTACTGGGGATTCACGTATGGATTACCCAACTGATACGTCAATTTATCGATATAATACCGGAAAGGATTCAGCGAACGGTAATTCGGACGGCTTACCTTCTTGGCATAACTTAACGATAGGATATGGTTCTCATTGATGTTGTAACCAATATTTGCCGAAGGGAAAAAGTCCAGATAATCGCGTTTTACGGTTGAGTTGTTCGTGACCAAGTTTCCATCAGAGATGGTGTATTCGGCACGGACACCTACTTTTGCAGACCATTTTTTTCCCAATGGGCGGCTATAGTCCACATATCCTGCCGAAATCTGCTCGGTATAGATAAAATGGTTGGTCCGGTCCTCGACATTCTCCCAAGTGGAACCCACCAGCCGCTCGAACATCATGTTGTTGTCTGATTTGACATTACTGTATTTCAATCCCGCTTCAAGACTTCCCTTCTTCAACGGTTTGATATAATCCAACTTCCCTACATAAATATCGATATCTGTAGGCATGTTGCTATGCTCTCGTTCCTCAGGGTAGAACAGTGCCCCGGTATTCGGATGTTCCGTGCGGTACACGTAATCCATGTCCGAACGGTTCTTAAACAAACTGTAGTCCAGATCCAGGGTTAATTTTGATCCCAAGGTATCGATCTTATACTCGTTGTTCAGGTTGAACGATATGCGGCCAAAGCTCATATCCACAATGCTCGGCGAACGTAGCACCGTATCAATCGTCGTCGGTGTGAATCCGATATTGGTGATACTGTTGTTATTTGCATCCTCCAGGTAATTATTTCCGGACACCTGGAACATCAGGGTATTGCTGTTGGAGGTCTTCTGCTCCACGCCTACACGGAAGGTGTGGGATTGGTTCTTCTCGATCATGTCAGCTTCCTGATTGAAATAAGTGGTCCGCTCCTTCCCCGCGATATCACGGATGATGTCAAGTTCATTGATTTCCTTGTTGTTCGTATAGGCATAGGACCCAAAAAGGGTGGTATTTTTCTTTTTATAGTTCAATGCAAGGGAGCTGTTCCCGCGGAAGTACTTTCCATGACCGGCACTGGCCACAAAGCTCCCGTTGAAACCCTCGGTATTGTTCTTCTTCAATACGATATTGATGGTACCAATGGCTCCTTCGGCATCATCCTTTGCCTGTCTGGTCGTTGTGACTTCCACACTCTTAATCTGTGCGGCATCGGTAGACTTCAGAAAGGTCGCCAGTTGCTCTCCGGACATGTAGGTCAGGCGTCCATCGATCGTCACGTTTACGCCCTGTTGTCCCATTAGCTGCAGGTTATCGTCCTTATCGACGCTCACGCCCGGTGCACGTTTCACCACCTCCAGCGCATTGTTGCCGGCGGCCAGTGTCGAGTTCTCCACGTTCAACACCAGCTTCCCATTCACATTCTTTACCGTTGGCATTTGGCCCTGCACGGTCACGGTTTCAATCGTTTGGCTGGCCGGTAAAAGTTTGATGTCTTCCACGGTGACCAACTTGTCGTCCAGGTCAAAGGCAGCAGAACGGGCCTTGCCGTAGCCCACGGACGTCACCTCAATATAATAATTTCCTTTCGGCGCTTTTAGGATGGTATAAGCGCCATTCTCGTCCGTTACGGCACTTTTGATCAGCACATTGCCCGTGCTGGACATCAGGTAAACCGATGCGGAAGCTACCGGTTGATTTTCCGGGTTGACGACTTTTCCTTTTATATCTGCATCCTGTGCACGTGCTGCCGCGTAGGAGTGATTTAGTAGTGATGCTACATACAGGATTAGGATTGCGATAATACGTCCCATTTCTTTTCTTGGTTAGATTGTTTAATTGTTAATATTTGGTTTGGATTTTGTCTTATGCTCTGCTGTCCGCGGCGGATGACTCACCATCCCCCGCTGCAGCTTCGCTATTTTCTTTTTTCTTTTCTTTTTCTAGTTCCTTCGCCTCTTTTTCTAAGTCCTCAGCACGTTCCTTCGCTTCTTTCGCACGCTTTTCAGCATCTTCCTTCGCATCTTCCAATGCTTTTTCTTTTTCCTCTTTCAACTTCGCCACACATTTCAGCCCATCTTTTGTCATGGTGAATTCCGCATATTTCGCTTCATCATTCACCCGGCAATCGTACGCCCAGATATCACGGACTTTATAATCCAGATCCCGGTTCAGCATCACCGTTGTCCCAACCGGCAGATAAACGACCATCTGCACCCTTTGGTCTCGGATCAACTGCTTTTCCTGCAGGGCAAAATGACTGTCGAACAAGATATTCTCACCATTCTGCACAACTTGGTACTTTATCTTAGATGCACGAGCGGACGCATCTCCATAAGAATTTCCTTTCGCTTGGTAATTATATTGCAAATAAGGTGCTTTTAGGGAGTCCAAGGGTTCGAAACGGATACCGATGTCATCACGCAGGTGGTTGCCAATCAAGCCATATTTCCCAAGGTTCAGATTTTTCTTGCTGAACTCCTCATCCGAGGTCTTGATGACGCGAACATCATTCATCGACAGGATGTAGGTATCCTTTTTCTCCAGCGGTTTCTCCACGGAAATTGTACTCTCCTCGATAAAATCCTGATTCGTGACGATCACAAAATAGAGGATCATCACAATGGACCCTACCCAGGCAGCCCACAGGGACATACTTGCATAGTTGTTCATCGGGTTTGATTTGAACACTACACGCAGCATAATGAAGAACAGGGCCAGGAATGGAATGCCCACCGCCAATGTTCCGGCCAACAAGGCAAAAAAGCCAGATGTGGAATCCATGATTTCCAATGGCGGGAAGAAGATTGGGTTCTGATAGCCCATCAGGTTCAGCGCATTGAAAACAAAGAATATAAAGATCCCCACAACGTTCAATCCGGCAAAGATCAACAACAGCACGGCGAGAACCTTTCCAATGACCGAGAAAATGCGGCCCAATGAGTCGCCAACCGAGCGAGCGCCTCGATTAAAATGCTCGCCGGCCCCCGAAAAATTTTCGCGCACCCCCTTCATTTCCTCATCGAAGGATTTTTTGAAATTCTGCAGATTGGGTTGTTCGCCACGCATCGCTAATCTATCCGCGCGGGTGATCGCCTTCGGCATCACCGCCATCAATACAAAGTACAACAGCACACCTGATCCACCGAATAGGAAGAAAAGGACAAAGATAATCCGCACCCATTTCGCTTCGATGTTGAAGTAATGGCCCAAGCCACTACATACCCCACCGATAATCTTATCGTCCGGATCGCGCATCAATTTCTTGGACGTCAGGTATTCCGTAAAGGAAGGTTCCGAATCCACTTTTTGCTCCTCCGCTTGGGCTTCACCACCAAGTGCAGGTTCCTCAGGTTGAGGTTCCGAGCTGAAGGCAGCCTGTGCCGAAGCAGGTTCTTCCACACGCGGTTCTTCACTGAACTCCGATTCAAAGTCGCTCACACGACCCATCTGTGCAATCACCTGATCTACATCCTCCCGATTGATCACCTCCTTACGGCCAGTTTGGATACGCTCCGAAAACATCTCCGCAATACGGTTCTCGATATCCTCTAGGATCTCCCGGCTATCCTCCGATTTACCAAAGTGTCGCTTGATTTCGATCATATACGATCGAAGGGTTTCATAGGCATCCTCCTCAATGTGGAAAACGATGCTATTTATATTGATAATTATGGTCTTGTTCATGATTCTATGTTAGTTAAATGGTTGACGTTGATTATAATTCTCGATTCTGCAAGGATGTCTCCACTGCGAAAAGCAATTCTTTCCAGGTCACATCCAACTTCTTCAGCACCTCCATCCCTTCGGCGGTGATCTGATAATATTTACGCGGTGGCCCTGATGTCGACTCTTTCCAGCTATAACTCAACAGACCGTTATTCTTCAATCTGGTAAGCAATGGATATAAAGTACCCTCAACCACCAACAGCTCAGCTTTCTTCAATTCGCTGATTATGTCTGAGGCATATATTTCTCCCCGAGAAATAATGGATAGAATACAGTATTCCAGTATTCCCTTCCTCATTTGGGTTTGTGTATTTTCAGCTATCATAACAATACAAAGATATATCCTTTGGACAGTACTTTGCAATACATAGTACTATATTTTTTGACAATATTTTTCCAACACACTGATTTTCAGTGCAATAATTTTTCAATGTCATTTTAGGATCGCTAGATTTACGCAAAAAAAAGAGCTATATACTTTTTATTCTGACAATTAAATCCGACTTTTATCCATAATGAATTGGATTATAAATTACGCCTGGGCCATACTTTGGGCAATCATCATGATGGTCCTTCTGTTACTTCCTCCGAACAACCTCCCTTCCGTTGGGTATTTCCCAGGATTCGATAAACTGGTGCATACCGGATGTTTTTACCTCCTGACTACCTTGATCATCTTCGGTCGCGTTGTGGATACGAAAAGGAGAGCGACAAAATTGAAGACATTTATTATTGTCTTCTGTGTGGCATCCGTGTTTGCATTCATGACAGAAGCCGCCCAGATGTATTTCACAAAAACCAGACAGGCCGATTGGCATGATATTTTTGCAGATTACGTAGGTATCGGTATGGCCCTGTTCAGTTATCTATTGCTTTACAACAGAAAATTTCAGTACTAACGGCGTTAGGCTTTGGCAATGGTCAGGATGGAGACCCTGCATTGCGGAAAAGCTTCCTTAACACATTCCACTGCGGCGCATAAGGTTGCCCCGGTCGTGAAGACATCGTCCACGATCAGGATATGCTGATCGGAGATAGCATCCAAGTGGCGGCATTCGAAGATATTCTCCACATTCTGTGCCCTTTCCACCCGGGATAGACGCGTCTGACTCTTGTGATGTATCCGCCTGTATAGCAAATTCAAATCAATCGGTTTTTCCATGCTCCGACTCAACCCTTTGCAGATGTATTCACATTGGTTGTAGCCCCGCTTTGCCCGCCGGTCCGGATGCAGGGGAATGGGCACCAAAACATGGACCGCCTCAAAAACACATGCTTTCTGTAAAATATGTCCGTACATCTCCCCCAGTCGTTCCCCAACCTGAGGATGATTCTTATATT is a genomic window containing:
- the nagB gene encoding glucosamine-6-phosphate deaminase; translated protein: MARLNLLEETRFEKVPVTVYPSQDEASVKVAQRIAGIIQDKQAKGEKAVLGLATGATPIKVYKELVRLHKEEGLSFENVVTFNLDEYYPMQPTAEQSYVAFMEKHLFGHVNIPQENINIPDGTLAPEDVQAFCIAYEQKISNLGGLDIQILGIGRTGHIGFNEPGSAPNSGTRLVTLDDLTRRDASRDFGGKENVPTKAITMGVGTIFKAKEIVLMAWNEKKAEIVKKAVEGEISSDIPATYLQMSDNVEFVLDKDAASALTRFNLPWLAHDVVWEDKLVKKAVVWLSLHLDKAILKLTDDDYNNNGMAQLITEQGPAYSINIRIFNELQRTITGWPGGKPGVDDSNRPERAEPAHKNVILFSPHPDDDVISMGGTFIRLADQGHNVHVAYQTSGNTAVWDDDVLRYLEFVQDFAVAIEDDNGITRNIYDEARAFFKVKQPNQVDPEIIRTIKGLIRKGEAIAGARFVGLPDENIHFMDLPFYDRGKFSKEVDFEDDIQQTMALLREVKPEQVFAAGDFADPHGTHKVCFDIILEALMRLRETDEWTKDCWLWLYRGAWHEYPIHDIEMAVPLSPQEVKRKRLAIFKHQSQKDLPVFPGDDPREFWVRAEDRTSETAGLYHQLGLANYEAIEAFVRWKFN
- a CDS encoding ATP-binding protein, giving the protein MKTSILTLVLACTSLVGFSQSKLTQLWESTEQLPTPESVLYVPGQSALYVSLIDGDGSAKDGKGGVAILNMDGTMKDATWVQGLNAPKGMALYKDLLYVADIDEVVVIDVVTGNVINQVKVPESVFLNDVTVDDNGKVYVSDTRKGEIHLIHNGKSSLFMKDVKDVNGLRVVNGSLYAMAGPELWKIDNNKNKTVIAKGLALGGDGLEPVGDGSFLVTCWGGLIYHIKADGTVTQLLDVRDKMKTADLGYNQKEKILYVPTFLNNSVVAYKLD
- a CDS encoding helix-turn-helix transcriptional regulator, whose amino-acid sequence is MTQSEKKISQSEILPPSSLEPARNMQELGTQLYFTVLKGRQRFRFTSPIDGYLNFLLDEDSNHCSVVIANQDYLVQAGENILFHLKKGDQMELKSINSDNNMLLMLIPSDKFPAYHDKYQADETRFRNGMLTKADKRIGLALQQIFHLYLADSYLNQLKIQSLMLDIIIHQVETLYVENENKEILVNKTHFDKIQLAKKMIEEDLSRNHTISELAKAVGTNEQYLKKHFKQYYGKTVMNFITEMKMEHAKRLIMMGKYRISDVARMTGYKHSTHFTTAFKKYFGIIPNSLRYSFLVAHEGILAIPDLISSFTV
- a CDS encoding TlpA family protein disulfide reductase — encoded protein: MKKLLLLIICLPTFLFAQTKEELINQVKANPADKNSIRIIQKVGGYFPDYNELNTLFKGLDKKVRKSTEGKIFERYLDALKNTMVGKKAPSITQFDLNGDPYSLSDLKGKYVLIDFWASWCPPCREENPKLVKTYAEFKDKNFEILGVSFDKEFTAWEKAIKDDNLTWKHVSDLQGWNNSAGQSYGVKAIPQNLLVDPEGKVIARNLHGEELNAKLRELLK
- the uxaC gene encoding glucuronate isomerase; the encoded protein is MKPFLDDNFLLQSSIAEELYHNYAKDLPIIDYHNHLPPQEVAENKKFKNITEIWLQGDHYKWRAMRANGIPEEYITGQASDRDKFRQWSETVPYTLRNPLYHWTHLELQRYFGVHDLLGPDTADNIFDRATSMLQDEQMRVHGLLEQMKVEVICTTDDPIDSLEYHQAYNEKPGNFAMYPAFRPDKAMSPEIPEVFNTYVEKLAAASNSDINTFQHYLDALKSRHDFFAAQGCCVSDHGLSHLYADDYTATEIAAIFDQVRSGKTLNTDQLNKFKSAMLVQFAEWDHEKNWVQQFHVGAFRNTNTGALQKLGPDTGFDSIGDYRQGDGLVKFLGKMAEKDQLGKTILYNLNAADNDLFAAMAGNFNDGSIAGKMQYGSAWWFHDQKDGMTKQINSLSNIGLISRFVGMLTDSRSFLSFPRHEYFRRLLCNIFAEDVVNGELPNDTKWIGKIIQDICYYNAKAYFPFPKK